The DNA sequence CAGCAGCCGGTCGGCGTGGACCTGGCTGCCGTCGGCCAGCCGCAGCGTCACGCCGCCGACGGTGGTGCCCGCTTCGACGACCTGCGCACCGAGGCGCAGCGTGATCCCTTCGCGGGCGAACACGTCGGCGATCACCGCCGACACCGCCGGCTCGTGGCCGGGCAACAGGCGGTCGGCGGTCTCGACGACGGTCACCCGGGTGCCGAACCGGGCGTACGCCTGGGCGAGTTCGCAGCCGACCGGGCCGCCGCCGAGCACGATCAGCGACCCGGGTGCCGACGCGAGGTCGAAGACCGTCTCGGTGGTCAGGTACGGGACGTCGGCCAGCCCCGGCACCGACGGGACCGCCGGGACGGCACCGGTGGCGACGACGTAGCGGCGGGCGGCCAGCACGGTGCCGTCGACGTCGACCCGGCCCGGCGCGACGAACCGGGCCCGACCGCGGCGTACCTCGATGCCCTCGGCCCGCAGCGCGGCGTCGTCCTCGGTGGCGGCGATCCGCGCGATCACCGCCCGCATCCGTCGTACGGCGTCGTCGAACGCCAGCCCTCGGGCGGCCGCCTCGATCAGGGTCTTCGACGGGACGCAGCCGGTGAACGTGCAGTCGCCGCCGGGCGGTCCGTCGGTGACCAGCAGCACCCGGGCGCCGGCTCCGGCGGCGGCGCGGGCCGCACCGAGACCGGCCGCCCCGCCGCCGATCACCACCAGGTCGTGTCCGCCGGTCACGGTCTGACTGCCA is a window from the Solwaraspora sp. WMMD792 genome containing:
- a CDS encoding FAD-dependent oxidoreductase, which gives rise to MTGGHDLVVIGGGAAGLGAARAAAGAGARVLLVTDGPPGGDCTFTGCVPSKTLIEAAARGLAFDDAVRRMRAVIARIAATEDDAALRAEGIEVRRGRARFVAPGRVDVDGTVLAARRYVVATGAVPAVPSVPGLADVPYLTTETVFDLASAPGSLIVLGGGPVGCELAQAYARFGTRVTVVETADRLLPGHEPAVSAVIADVFAREGITLRLGAQVVEAGTTVGGVTLRLADGSQVHADRLLVATGRRPTTDGLDLPAAGIAVDDRGHVITDAHLATTAPGGYAAGDVTGRMPFTHAAFAMGRIAAGNALSRRRQRYDPAATPWVVFTDPEVARVGLTEAQSVGRGGRVAYLPMTEMDRAVTADATDGFVTLVAGPRRLLGNLGGGRILGATVVAGRAGEMIHEPALAMATGMFAGRLAQATHAYPTWSYGIQLAAAQFVTAIGGRRARPARAAG